A stretch of Blastocatellia bacterium DNA encodes these proteins:
- a CDS encoding AMP-binding protein → MPSSTAIIFENNELSYKELNEKANQLAHFLRKLGVTSNSRVGLLIERSSEMMIALLAILKAGAAYVPLDSSYPKDRISYMIDDAQLSVLITQNSLSSLASLYIGNTVFIDNDWKDIEKESTSNLVNINTSENLAYIIYTSGSTGKPKGVMISHRNVINFFVGMEQRIGKYSDGVWLAVTSISFDISVLELFWTLSRGFKVVIQSDSRGVVSLEKLEK, encoded by the coding sequence ATCCCTTCTTCTACTGCTATTATCTTTGAAAACAATGAATTAAGTTATAAAGAGTTAAATGAGAAAGCTAACCAACTAGCTCATTTCTTACGTAAACTAGGAGTGACATCAAATTCTAGGGTAGGTTTATTAATAGAACGCTCTAGCGAAATGATGATTGCTCTTCTTGCTATTCTTAAAGCAGGCGCAGCTTATGTTCCTTTGGATTCTTCTTATCCTAAAGATAGAATCTCTTATATGATTGATGATGCTCAGCTTAGCGTGCTTATCACTCAAAATAGTTTGTCTTCTCTCGCTTCTTTATACATTGGAAATACTGTTTTTATTGATAATGATTGGAAGGATATAGAAAAAGAAAGCACATCAAATCTAGTAAATATAAACACTAGCGAAAACTTAGCATATATTATTTATACATCAGGTTCTACAGGTAAGCCTAAAGGAGTTATGATTTCCCACCGTAATGTTATTAATTTCTTTGTTGGTATGGAGCAAAGAATTGGTAAATATTCGGACGGTGTTTGGTTAGCTGTTACTAGTATTTCCTTTGATATTTCTGTCCTTGAACTCTTTTGGACTCTATCCCGTGGCTTCAAAGTTGTTATTCAATCTGATAGCAGAGGTGTTGTTAGTTTAGAAAAACTAGAAAAATAG
- a CDS encoding amino acid adenylation domain-containing protein, which translates to MDSSYPKDRISYMIDDAQLSVLITQNSLSSLASLYIGNTVFIDNDWKDIEKESTSNLVNINTSKNLAYIIYTSGSTGKPKGVMISHRNVINFFVGMEQRIGKYLDGVWLAVTSISFDISVLELFWTLSRGFKVVIQSDSRGVVSSTLSEADYSITEQIKRHKVSHLQCTPSLARVLTTEEEAKEAIKELKMMMVGGEALTTSLAKELINVIKGELHNMYGPTETTIWSSTHKVEANDRVLNTVTIGKPIANTQIYIVNEALELVPVGVAGELLIAGEGVVRGYFQRPELTSEKFIANPFSKSQTGKLYRTGDLARWLDDGTIEFLGRLDHQVKIRGFRIELGEIETLLLQHPEVSQAVVIAREDKRDEKKLVAYLVTKNSDETLPSTSEIQTYIRQQLPEYMVPSAVVYLQSIPL; encoded by the coding sequence TTGGATTCTTCTTATCCTAAAGATAGAATCTCTTATATGATTGATGATGCTCAGCTTAGCGTGCTTATCACTCAAAATAGTTTGTCTTCTCTTGCTTCTTTATACATTGGAAATACTGTTTTTATTGATAATGATTGGAAGGATATAGAAAAAGAAAGCACATCAAATCTAGTAAATATTAACACTAGCAAAAACTTAGCATATATTATTTATACATCAGGTTCTACAGGTAAGCCTAAAGGAGTAATGATTTCCCACCGTAATGTTATTAATTTCTTTGTTGGTATGGAGCAAAGAATTGGTAAATATTTGGACGGTGTTTGGTTAGCTGTTACTAGTATTTCCTTTGATATCTCTGTCCTTGAACTCTTTTGGACTCTATCCCGTGGCTTTAAAGTTGTTATTCAATCTGATAGCAGAGGTGTTGTTAGTTCAACTTTATCAGAAGCAGACTATTCAATAACAGAACAAATAAAAAGACATAAAGTAAGTCATTTACAATGTACACCATCATTAGCAAGAGTATTAACAACAGAAGAAGAAGCAAAAGAAGCAATAAAAGAACTAAAAATGATGATGGTAGGAGGAGAAGCATTAACAACAAGCCTAGCAAAAGAATTGATAAATGTAATAAAAGGTGAGTTACATAATATGTATGGGCCAACAGAAACAACCATTTGGTCATCCACACATAAAGTAGAGGCTAACGATAGAGTATTAAATACAGTAACAATAGGAAAACCAATAGCCAACACACAAATTTACATAGTAAATGAAGCACTAGAATTAGTGCCAGTAGGAGTAGCAGGAGAGCTATTAATAGCAGGAGAAGGAGTAGTAAGAGGATATTTCCAACGTCCTGAGCTTACATCAGAAAAGTTTATTGCAAATCCTTTTAGCAAATCTCAAACAGGCAAGTTATATAGAACAGGAGATTTAGCACGTTGGTTAGATGATGGTACTATAGAATTTCTTGGTAGGCTTGACCATCAAGTTAAAATTCGTGGTTTTCGTATTGAACTTGGTGAAATTGAAACCTTACTGCTCCAACATCCAGAAGTATCACAGGCAGTTGTAATAGCAAGGGAAGATAAAAGAGATGAAAAGAAACTAGTAGCATACCTTGTAACTAAAAACTCTGATGAAACATTACCTTCAACATCAGAAATACAAACATACATTAGACAGCAATTGCCAGAATATATGGTTCCATCAGCAGTTGTTTATTTACAATCCATACCTCTCTAA
- a CDS encoding AMP-binding protein translates to MLILQNAFVPKIELEDITLSSLVVDNKTAKFDLTLEAYENDSGLFTIFEYNTDLFYHSTIVRMADNFLTLLESIVNNPKEHISKLSLISQAEKEELLYTWNNTYCDYDREITIHQLFEHQVIKSPSSTAIVFENNQLSYKELNEKANQLAHFLRKLGVTSNSRVGLLIERSSEMMIALLAILKAGAAYVPWILLILKIESLI, encoded by the coding sequence ATGCTTATTCTTCAAAATGCTTTTGTTCCTAAAATAGAGTTAGAGGATATAACCCTTTCCTCATTGGTTGTTGACAATAAAACTGCCAAATTTGATTTAACTCTTGAAGCTTATGAAAATGATTCTGGTTTGTTTACTATTTTTGAATACAACACAGATTTATTTTATCATTCTACTATAGTAAGAATGGCAGATAATTTCTTAACACTATTAGAATCAATAGTTAATAATCCAAAAGAACATATATCTAAATTATCTCTTATCTCTCAAGCAGAAAAAGAAGAATTACTCTACACTTGGAATAATACTTATTGTGATTATGATAGGGAAATAACTATTCATCAACTCTTTGAACATCAAGTCATTAAATCCCCTTCTTCTACTGCTATTGTCTTTGAAAACAATCAATTAAGTTACAAAGAGTTAAATGAGAAAGCTAACCAACTAGCTCATTTCTTACGTAAGCTAGGAGTGACATCAAATTCTAGGGTAGGTTTATTAATAGAACGCTCTAGCGAAATGATGATTGCTCTTCTTGCTATTCTTAAAGCAGGTGCGGCTTATGTTCCTTGGATTCTTCTTATCCTAAAGATAGAATCTCTTATATGA
- a CDS encoding LLM class flavin-dependent oxidoreductase, producing MSLPTKNPKTTKANIEDIYALSPMQQGMLFHSVYAKGSGEYFQQFSCDIEGELNIEIFEQVWQELVNIHPILRTVFIWENRKKPLQVVYKQVKISIKQEDWQAFSTDEQKDRLLVYLAEDRNKSFNLSKAPLMRLTLIQMGIKKYRFIWSHHHIILDGWSIPIVLEQLFLIYESLNKGQKINLPYLPNYRSYIDWLDKQNLEKAKQFWSNLLLGFTTPTKLSIENTLSTTSKQEVNYNQEESLLSKDQTTNLQTCAKQYQLPMNVLIQGAWGLLLNHYSNESDIVYGSVVSGRPTSLKDTDKMIGLFINTLPVRIKINKSQYLTDYLKQLHEQLIAIREYEYSPLSEVQTWSQIERGQSLFDTILVYENYPIDFSLQEYKGALSLRNPKVIERTNLPITVQIFPAEQILIRIIYDSSRFEPKAINQILEHLKTILREITLNPNQLLSQVSLMSQAEKEELLYTWNNTYCDYDREITIHQLFEHQVIKSPSSTAIIFEDKELSYKELNEKANQLAHFLRKLGVTADSRVGLLIDRSSEMMIALLAILKAGAAYVPLDSSYPKDRISYMIDDAQLSVLITQDSLSSLASLYIGNTVFIDNDWKDIEKESTSNLVNINTSENLAYIIYTSGSTGKPKGVMISHRNVINFFVGMEQRIGKYQDGVWLAVTSISFDISVLELFWTLSRGFKVVIQSDSRGVVSLEKTRKNSSKKMDFSLFYFASDDSTENPNDKYKLLIDGAKFADEHNFSAVWTPERHFHTFGGLYPSPAVVGSAISTITSNIQIRAGSVVLPLNSPVRVTEEWSVIDNLSKGRVGLSFASGWHADDFVFAPDNYSNRRDIMFRDIETVRKLWRGEAISFKGGAGNNVAIRILPKPIQKELPVWVTAAGSPSTFQLAGEVGANLLTNLLGQSIEELSEKIKIYRQAWQNKGYPGDGYVSLMVHTYVGKDSKEAKERVRKPFINYLRTSLDLIRNLGKSLGVNIDAENFTKDDLDALLEHAFERYFDTSGLLGNVETCVQIVEKLKEIGVDEVACLIDFGISYQHVMEGLSYLDQVRLLTNSTSLGYSITEQIKRHKVSHLQCTPSLARVLTTEEEAKEAIKELKMMMVGGEALTTSLAKELINVIKGELHNMYGPTETTIWSSTHKVEANDRILNTVTIGKPIANTQIYIVNEALELVPVGVAGELLIAGEGVVKGYFQRPELTEEKFIANPFSKSQTDKLYRTGDLARWLDDGTIEFLGRLDHQVKIRGFRIELGEIETLLLQHPAVKESVVIARQDKGDNKEIVAYLRINSDHQNDNLDNFSSTHVSQWQTIWDEIYRQATPTDPTFNIAGWNSSYTSQPIPENEMKEWVEHTTKRILDLNPSHVLEIGCGTGLLLFRIAPQCSYYLGTDIHDSSINYIKQHSSTLPQVSLYKKPANDFSEIPKNSFDLVVINSVAQYFPSIEYFFNVIKEAIKTLKPQGKIFLGDIRNFLLLDLFHLSVQYYQASKNLTLSQLKQRLEKQITNEEELTISPEFFLALKELLPEIKQIKILPKRGVSHNEVTLFRYDVILYTDLKPIKEGVNWLDWQQEPFSLLELERKLKEEKPETLAIKNIFNAKINKEIMMRQILSSPHQLETITDLEAKLTSTSKLAINPEELWQLGQSCSYDVELSLVGSNNEAFYHAFLSSKNITNSLVIDFPCSIKEIKPLTSYSNKPFQRHLAHQVITEVKTTLKEKLPEYMLPSAIVVLEKLPLTPNGKVDRKALPAPEYSRSDQAYVAPSTPTELALAEIWKEVLGVEKVGINDSFFELGGHSILAMQLFTKIRNNFVGEISLRKLLESPTIAQLAQLIELSKTTLTSEQTITILPRDIDLPLSFTQERLWFLSQLEPDNAAYNDRLAIEIKGSLNFLALEESLNQIIERHEALRTNFAFVNGNPVQIIAKNRVLELSQINLENTNKARLEEELEELFIKEGQKLFNLSEDLLLRASLIKINPHHHILLLVLSHTVWDGWSFGVFVKEIATLYQSYTENKTPELAKLPIQYADYAYWQRQWMQGEVFEKQLAYWKEKLVGKLSPLQLPIDKPHPPIQTFAGRRFLKVLPSKLLKEIQQLSRNNSATLFMTLLAAFQTLLYRYSGSEDILVGSPIANRNHPDIENLIGVFINTLVMRSDLSSNPTFEQLLARVKDVTLGAYSNQDIPFEALVEKLQPERDLSRSPFSKSCLFFKMLLFLK from the coding sequence ATGAGTCTACCAACTAAAAACCCTAAAACTACAAAAGCTAATATAGAAGATATTTATGCACTTTCTCCTATGCAACAAGGAATGCTTTTTCATAGCGTTTATGCAAAAGGTTCTGGAGAATATTTTCAACAATTTAGTTGCGATATTGAGGGTGAACTTAACATTGAAATTTTTGAACAAGTTTGGCAAGAACTTGTTAATATCCATCCAATTCTTCGCACCGTATTTATTTGGGAAAATCGAAAAAAACCACTTCAAGTTGTTTATAAACAAGTCAAAATATCTATAAAACAAGAAGATTGGCAAGCTTTTTCTACTGATGAACAAAAAGACCGCCTTTTAGTCTACTTAGCAGAAGACCGTAATAAGAGTTTTAACCTTTCTAAAGCTCCTTTGATGCGTTTAACACTAATTCAAATGGGTATAAAAAAATATAGGTTCATTTGGAGTCACCATCACATAATTTTAGATGGTTGGTCTATTCCTATAGTCCTTGAACAGTTGTTTCTTATATATGAATCTCTTAATAAAGGCCAAAAAATAAATCTTCCTTATCTGCCAAATTATCGCTCTTATATAGATTGGTTGGATAAACAGAATTTAGAGAAAGCAAAACAGTTTTGGTCTAATTTATTGTTAGGCTTTACTACTCCTACAAAACTTTCTATAGAAAACACCTTGTCAACAACATCAAAACAAGAAGTTAACTATAATCAGGAAGAATCTCTTTTATCTAAAGACCAAACTACAAACTTACAAACTTGTGCTAAACAATACCAACTCCCTATGAATGTACTAATTCAAGGAGCTTGGGGGTTACTACTTAATCACTATAGTAATGAATCAGATATAGTTTATGGTTCTGTTGTTTCTGGTCGACCTACCAGCCTTAAAGATACTGATAAGATGATAGGTCTATTTATTAATACGTTGCCAGTACGTATAAAAATTAATAAATCACAATATTTAACAGACTACTTAAAACAGTTACATGAGCAATTAATAGCTATAAGGGAGTATGAATATAGCCCCTTATCTGAAGTTCAAACTTGGAGTCAAATAGAGCGAGGTCAAAGCCTTTTTGATACTATTTTAGTATATGAAAATTACCCTATAGATTTTTCATTACAGGAATACAAAGGAGCTTTAAGTTTAAGAAACCCTAAAGTTATTGAAAGAACAAACCTTCCTATTACAGTCCAAATTTTTCCAGCAGAACAAATTTTAATTCGGATAATTTATGATAGTTCTCGCTTTGAGCCTAAAGCCATTAATCAGATTTTAGAACACTTAAAAACTATCTTAAGAGAAATAACGCTAAACCCAAATCAGTTATTGTCTCAAGTTTCTTTAATGTCACAAGCAGAAAAAGAAGAATTACTCTACACATGGAATAATACTTATTGTGATTATGATAGAGAAATAACTATTCATCAACTCTTTGAACATCAAGTCATTAAATCCCCTTCTTCTACTGCTATTATCTTTGAAGATAAAGAGTTAAGTTACAAAGAGTTAAATGAGAAAGCTAACCAACTAGCTCATTTCTTACGTAAGCTAGGAGTAACAGCAGATTCTAGGGTAGGTTTATTAATAGATCGTTCTAGCGAAATGATGATTGCTCTTCTTGCTATTCTTAAAGCAGGCGCGGCTTATGTTCCTTTGGATTCTTCTTATCCTAAAGATAGAATCTCTTATATGATTGATGATGCTCAGCTTAGCGTGCTTATCACTCAAGATAGTTTGTCTTCTCTTGCTTCTTTATACATTGGAAATACTGTTTTTATTGATAATGATTGGAAGGATATAGAAAAAGAAAGCACATCAAATCTAGTAAATATTAACACTAGCGAAAACTTAGCATATATTATTTATACATCAGGTTCTACAGGTAAGCCTAAAGGAGTTATGATTTCCCACCGTAATGTTATTAATTTCTTTGTTGGTATGGAGCAAAGAATTGGTAAATATCAGGATGGTGTTTGGTTAGCTGTTACTAGTATTTCCTTTGATATTTCTGTCCTTGAACTCTTTTGGACTCTATCCCGTGGCTTCAAAGTTGTTATTCAATCTGATAGCAGAGGTGTTGTTAGTTTAGAGAAAACTAGAAAAAATAGCTCAAAGAAGATGGATTTTAGCCTCTTCTATTTTGCAAGTGATGACTCAACAGAAAATCCAAATGATAAGTATAAACTTTTAATAGATGGAGCAAAATTTGCTGATGAGCATAATTTTTCTGCTGTTTGGACTCCTGAACGTCATTTTCATACTTTTGGAGGACTTTATCCAAGCCCCGCTGTTGTTGGATCTGCTATTAGTACCATTACTAGCAATATTCAAATAAGAGCAGGGAGCGTAGTTCTACCTCTAAATAGCCCTGTAAGGGTGACTGAAGAATGGTCAGTTATAGATAACTTGTCTAAAGGAAGAGTAGGACTATCTTTTGCATCTGGATGGCATGCGGATGATTTTGTCTTTGCTCCTGATAATTACTCTAACCGTAGAGATATTATGTTTCGTGATATAGAAACGGTTCGTAAGCTATGGCGAGGTGAAGCAATAAGCTTTAAGGGTGGGGCTGGTAATAATGTTGCTATAAGAATTCTTCCTAAACCCATACAAAAAGAGTTACCTGTTTGGGTAACTGCTGCTGGTAGCCCTTCCACTTTTCAACTAGCTGGCGAAGTTGGGGCTAATTTACTCACCAACTTGTTAGGCCAAAGTATTGAAGAACTTAGTGAAAAAATCAAAATCTATCGTCAAGCTTGGCAAAATAAAGGCTATCCCGGTGATGGCTATGTTAGCTTAATGGTACATACTTATGTAGGAAAAGATTCAAAAGAAGCAAAAGAACGAGTTCGTAAACCCTTTATTAATTATTTACGCACTTCTTTAGATTTAATAAGAAATCTAGGAAAAAGCTTAGGTGTAAACATTGATGCAGAAAATTTTACTAAAGATGATTTAGATGCACTCTTAGAACACGCCTTTGAGCGTTATTTTGATACAAGTGGGCTTTTAGGTAATGTAGAAACTTGTGTTCAAATAGTAGAAAAACTAAAAGAAATAGGAGTAGATGAAGTAGCCTGTTTAATAGATTTTGGTATTTCTTACCAACATGTTATGGAAGGCTTAAGCTATCTTGACCAAGTTAGATTATTAACTAACTCTACTTCCTTAGGCTATTCAATAACAGAACAAATAAAGAGACATAAAGTAAGTCATTTACAATGTACACCATCATTAGCAAGAGTATTAACAACAGAAGAAGAAGCAAAAGAAGCAATAAAAGAGTTAAAAATGATGATGGTAGGAGGAGAAGCATTAACAACAAGCCTAGCCAAAGAATTGATAAATGTAATAAAAGGTGAGTTACATAATATGTATGGGCCAACAGAAACAACTATTTGGTCATCCACACATAAAGTAGAGGCTAACGATAGAATACTAAACACAGTAACAATAGGAAAACCAATAGCAAACACACAAATTTACATAGTAAATGAAGCACTAGAACTAGTGCCAGTAGGAGTAGCAGGAGAGCTATTAATAGCAGGAGAAGGAGTAGTAAAAGGATATTTCCAACGTCCTGAACTTACAGAAGAAAAGTTTATTGCAAATCCTTTTAGCAAATCCCAAACAGACAAGTTATATAGAACAGGAGATTTAGCACGTTGGTTAGATGATGGTACTATAGAATTTCTTGGTAGGCTTGACCATCAAGTTAAAATTCGTGGTTTTCGTATTGAACTTGGTGAAATTGAAACTTTATTGCTCCAACACCCCGCAGTAAAAGAAAGCGTTGTAATTGCCCGTCAAGATAAGGGTGATAATAAAGAGATTGTTGCCTATTTAAGGATTAATTCAGATCATCAAAATGATAATTTAGATAATTTTTCGTCAACACATGTTTCACAATGGCAAACCATTTGGGACGAAATTTACCGCCAAGCTACACCTACAGATCCCACTTTTAACATTGCTGGTTGGAATAGTAGCTATACTAGTCAGCCTATCCCTGAAAATGAGATGAAAGAGTGGGTTGAACATACAACAAAAAGAATTTTAGACTTAAACCCTAGTCACGTATTAGAAATAGGTTGTGGCACAGGCTTATTACTTTTTAGAATCGCGCCTCAATGCTCCTATTATTTGGGAACAGATATTCACGATTCATCAATAAATTATATTAAACAACATTCTTCAACACTTCCGCAGGTCAGCTTATATAAAAAACCTGCAAATGATTTTAGTGAAATTCCTAAAAATAGTTTTGATTTAGTAGTAATTAACTCTGTAGCTCAATATTTCCCATCAATAGAATATTTTTTTAATGTAATAAAAGAAGCTATAAAAACCTTAAAACCTCAAGGAAAGATTTTTTTAGGAGATATTAGAAATTTCTTGTTATTAGATCTTTTTCACTTATCTGTTCAATACTATCAAGCCTCTAAAAATTTAACTCTCTCTCAGCTAAAACAGCGTTTAGAAAAACAGATTACAAATGAAGAAGAGTTAACTATAAGTCCTGAATTCTTTTTAGCATTAAAAGAATTATTGCCTGAAATTAAACAGATAAAAATTTTACCTAAACGAGGTGTTAGCCATAATGAAGTAACTTTATTTAGGTATGATGTAATTTTATACACAGATTTAAAGCCCATAAAAGAAGGTGTTAACTGGCTAGATTGGCAACAAGAACCTTTTTCCTTACTTGAGCTAGAAAGAAAATTAAAAGAAGAAAAGCCTGAAACATTAGCAATAAAAAATATTTTTAATGCCAAAATAAATAAAGAAATAATGATGAGACAGATACTAAGTAGTCCTCATCAGTTAGAAACAATAACTGATTTAGAAGCAAAATTAACATCAACATCAAAATTAGCAATAAACCCTGAAGAACTTTGGCAGCTAGGTCAAAGTTGCTCTTATGATGTTGAGCTTAGTTTAGTTGGTTCAAATAATGAAGCTTTTTACCATGCATTTTTAAGTTCTAAAAATATTACTAATAGTTTAGTAATAGATTTTCCTTGTTCAATAAAAGAAATAAAACCTTTGACTAGTTATAGTAATAAGCCATTTCAACGTCATTTAGCACATCAAGTAATAACTGAAGTAAAAACAACATTAAAAGAAAAACTACCAGAGTACATGTTGCCGTCCGCTATAGTTGTACTTGAAAAACTTCCATTAACACCTAATGGTAAAGTTGACCGTAAAGCTCTACCTGCCCCTGAATATTCCCGTAGTGATCAAGCTTATGTTGCTCCTTCTACTCCAACAGAACTAGCATTAGCTGAGATATGGAAAGAAGTTTTAGGAGTAGAAAAAGTTGGAATAAACGATAGTTTCTTTGAGCTAGGTGGACATTCCATATTAGCTATGCAACTTTTTACAAAAATACGAAATAATTTTGTAGGTGAAATATCTTTACGTAAATTACTAGAATCTCCAACAATTGCGCAGTTAGCACAATTAATAGAACTTTCCAAAACAACACTAACATCAGAACAAACAATTACTATTTTACCTCGTGATATTGATTTACCTTTATCATTTACTCAAGAAAGATTATGGTTTTTAAGCCAACTTGAGCCAGATAATGCTGCTTATAATGATAGATTAGCAATAGAAATAAAAGGCTCACTAAACTTTTTAGCATTAGAGGAAAGCTTAAACCAAATAATTGAAAGACATGAAGCTTTAAGAACAAACTTTGCTTTTGTTAATGGTAATCCTGTCCAAATTATTGCTAAAAACCGTGTTTTAGAACTTTCTCAAATTAATTTAGAAAATACCAATAAAGCCAGACTTGAAGAAGAACTTGAAGAATTATTTATTAAAGAAGGCCAAAAACTTTTTAATTTATCAGAAGATTTATTGCTAAGAGCCTCTCTGATAAAGATAAATCCTCATCACCATATTTTGTTACTAGTATTGTCCCACACTGTTTGGGATGGATGGTCATTTGGAGTATTTGTAAAAGAAATAGCAACACTTTATCAATCATACACAGAAAATAAAACTCCAGAACTCGCAAAACTGCCAATACAATATGCAGATTATGCTTATTGGCAACGTCAATGGATGCAAGGTGAAGTTTTTGAAAAACAACTTGCTTATTGGAAAGAAAAGTTAGTTGGTAAATTATCCCCCTTACAACTACCTATAGATAAACCTCATCCACCTATCCAGACTTTTGCTGGTAGAAGATTTCTTAAAGTATTACCTAGTAAGTTATTAAAAGAAATACAACAGCTATCAAGAAACAATTCTGCAACTTTGTTTATGACATTGTTGGCTGCCTTTCAAACTCTTCTTTATCGATACAGCGGAAGTGAAGATATTTTGGTTGGTAGTCCTATTGCTAACCGTAATCATCCTGACATAGAAAACCTTATTGGTGTTTTTATTAACACTTTGGTTATGCGTTCTGATTTATCTTCTAATCCTACTTTTGAGCAACTTCTTGCTAGAGTTAAAGATGTCACCCTAGGTGCTTATTCTAATCAAGATATTCCTTTTGAAGCTCTAGTTGAAAAGCTTCAACCTGAGCGCGATTTAAGTCGTAGCCCTTTTTCCAAGTCATGCTTATTCTTCAAAATGCTTTTGTTCCTAAAATAG